From the Flavobacteriales bacterium TMED191 genome, the window CAATGATTAATAATTTTTATAGTTAAGGTTTCACTAAATACATGACAATATTGATTTTTAATTCCTAGACGATCCGCTCTCATTTTAATTTGAGTTAAAGCTTCTTCACCTGAAACATACAATGTGTTACTTTTATGAAGCAACGCAATTTGAAGTAAAAGAGTAGACTTTCCAATACCAGGCTCGCCAGCTAATAAAATAACTGATCCCGCCACGATACCGCCACCTAGTACAACATCTAACTCAGCATCTGAAGTAGAAGTCTTTATTGAAGATTCGTTTTTAATATCTTGAATTAAAGTAGCCTTAGAGGATGGTGAAGAAATACTAAATAATTTTTTTTGTTTTGTTGAAGATTTTATCTCTTCAACAAACGTATTCCATTGTTTGCATGCGGGACATTTACCTAGCCACTTAGCAGCTTCATAACCACAACTATTGCAATAAAAACTTGACTTACTCATTTTAATTATTTTTTTTATGTCTATAAAGTATTAACATTGCAATTGCACCTGACACTAGTATCATAATAGCCTGTGAACTATGAACAATTAGAGCAAAAAAACCTGCAGTCTCATAAGCTATACCAATTGCTGCTAACGCCTTAATAACCAAATAATGATATGAACCTATTCCCGTTGGTGTAGGTACAACCATACCGAGACCACCAGCAACCATAACAAATAATCCCTCGCTTAATGTTAAGTCTTTTAATTCATCAAAACATAAAAAACAAACAACCGTCATAAATAAATAACATGTCCAAATCAAAATTGTATATATTAAAAATAGAAATTTATTTTTAATTGTTTTGAATGACAAAAAACCGTTTTTTAATCCCCTGAAAAACGAGTCAATCCTATCAAGATGATTTTGCCTAAATAAAAACTTCCGTGACTTAATTAAAGCAAATACAAAAAAAAGAATAATTAAGAAGAATAAAACATAAATTAGAGGAAAGGAAAAATCCTGAGAAAAAATAAGAAATTTATCGTGATTTAAAACAAAGGACAAACCAATGCAAAGCCCTAATATAATAAAGTCAATTACACGCTCTAGTAAAACATGACCAAATAAAGAAGAAACAGGTATATCGGTTATTTTATTCAAAGCAGTACACCTAACAAGTTCTCCGCTTCTTGGAATGAAAGAATTAAATAAGTAACCAAAGGCAATAGCTTGAACTAAATAAGATTTTCGAGGATTATAACCCAAGGGCTCAATCAATAAATACCACCTTAAACCTCTAAATATAAACGCTAAATACCCTAGTAGCATTGATAAAAAAACCCACTTAAGTGGTATCTCCTTCAAGGTATTGTTAAATACTAATAAATCAATGTCTTTCAACGAAACCCATAATAAAAATAAGCCTAACAATAAAAATACCGCTGGTTTAAAATATTGGATTAATTGTTTCATTTATTAATTAAATTAGTTTCCTCATTTGGGAAAATGATAGTAGGCGAGTAACTTTTAGCTAATCCTTCCTCCAAAAATGCATATGCCACCACAATAACCTTGTGACCAACTTGCATTTTAAGTGCTGCAGGCCCATTTATACCTATTTGTCCTTCTTTTTGACCTTCGATCACATAAGTTTCTANCCTTTCACCATTCGTGAGATTTAATACTTGAACCTTCTCTCCAGGAATCATGTTAGCAGCCTTAATTAAAGCGGGATCTATAGTAATACTACCTATATAATCAATATTNGCTTCTGTGATTGTAACACGATGTATTTTTGATTTCANTATTTGTACTAACATATTTAGTTGATTGAGATATTATCAATTAATCGAATTTTCCCTACATATGCGGCAATTAAAACACGATATTTTNTATTACGATGTAAATTACTCACAAAGCTAAAATTTTCCAATTCAATTATTTCAAAATAATCCAATTTTATTGATGGATTACTTAAAATATCGCGGATAACCCGTAATCTTACTCTTTGTACTTGAGCTGAATTAATGGATAAAGAGGAGGACTCTTTAAAACAATCTTCAATATTTTCTTTAAAGAAATTGAGTGCAGTATATAAATTTATTGATATTTTTTTATGATCCAAACTTAAATGTTGATTACGAGAACTTAAAGCTAAACCATTTTCATCCCTAATTGTATCAACAGCTATAATAGTAGGTGAGAAATTATATAATTTTTGAAATAAAATAATAAGCCATAATTGCTGATAATCTTTTTCCCCAAAATAAGCCTTATTAGGCTCAACTAATTCAAATAAAATCTTGATAACGTTTAAAACCCCATTAAAATGATCCGGTCGTCTTTGGCCCTCTAAAACATTTAGAACAGTAGTAAAAGCATATTCTATGTTTTGGAATTGGCTTGGATATATCTCTTCATCTGATGGTAGAAATAATATATCACAGTTGGCCTGTTCTAATTTTCTTATATCACCTATCGTATCTTTTGGATAATTAATAAGGTCATTTTTATCATTAAATTGCTTTGGATTTACATAAATCGAACATATAGTAATATCATTATCTCTTTTTGAATTTTGAATCAAAGAGATATGACCTTTGTGAAGAGATCCCATAGTAGGAACAAAACCAATTGATATTGGTTTTGTTCTCAAAACTTTTAGATCCTTTTTTAAGTATTTTCTTTTTCTAATTATTTTCAAAACACAAATCAATAATATATGCTAAATATGCATGATATTTTTTAAAAAGACCACAAATTTTGTTAAATTTGTAGCTCCTAAATTAAAAAAAGATAGATTGTCGATGCAGAAAAGAATTTTAATAGTTTCCCAAGAGGTTACACCATATATTCCAGATGGAACACTAGCACAGAGNGTTTTAGATTTGGCCAAAATTGTTAAGAAAAATAAAAATACAGAAGTTCGTTTATTCATGCCCAAATACGGATGTGTTAACGAAAGAAGACATCAACTTCATGANGTCATAAGGTTGTCAGGTGTAAATATCGTTGTAAATGACATCGACCAACCNTTGATTGTAAAAGTTGCGTCTGTTCCACAAGCTCGCTTACAAGTATATTTTATTGATAATGATGAGTATTTCCAAAGAAAAAATGTACTACATAATAATGATGACAAGCTAATAAGTGACAATGATGAGCGCATGATGTTCTTTTGTCGTGGCGTATTAGAGACTCTTCAAATGCTTGGTTGGAGTCCTGACATTATACATTGCCACGGGTGGTTTACTTCAATGTTACCTATGTATCTAAAAACTATTTATAGTGAACATCCGGTTTTTGCAAACACTAAGATTATCTCCTCGATTTATAAAAAATCTTTCAAAGGAATGCTTAATAAGAAAATTTATGAAAAAATCAAGTTTGATGGTGTCTCTGAAAGCCATTTAGATGTCTTAAAAAAACCTAATTCTGAAAATATATATAAGATTGCTGCAAGATTTTCAGACGGCATAGTGTTCGAAAATAATTACACAAACAATAGTTTATTGGATATTCTTAACTCTAACAACACTCCTGTTTTAACACCTGAATTAGAAACAGAATACTACAATTTTTATCAAAATTTTTTTTCGGAAGCTCTAGTGTAAAGTTATGAACAAAGGTATTTTTTACTTTATAATTACTCTGTCGTGTACATGTCTTTTTTTTTCATGTGAAAATG encodes:
- the panC gene encoding pantoate--beta-alanine ligase; its protein translation is MLLICVLKIIRKRKYLKKDLKVLRTKPISIGFVPTMGSLHKGHISLIQNSKRDNDITICSIYVNPKQFNDKNDLINYPKDTIGDIRKLEQANCDILFLPSDEEIYPSQFQNIEYAFTTVLNVLEGQRRPDHFNGVLNVIKILFELVEPNKAYFGEKDYQQLWLIILFQKLYNFSPTIIAVDTIRDENGLALSSRNQHLSLDHKKISINLYTALNFFKENIEDCFKESSSLSINSAQVQRVRLRVIRDILSNPSIKLDYFEIIELENFSFVSNLHRNXKYRVLIAAYVGKIRLIDNISIN
- a CDS encoding UPF0104 family protein, yielding MKQLIQYFKPAVFLLLGLFLLWVSLKDIDLLVFNNTLKEIPLKWVFLSMLLGYLAFIFRGLRWYLLIEPLGYNPRKSYLVQAIAFGYLFNSFIPRSGELVRCTALNKITDIPVSSLFGHVLLERVIDFIILGLCIGLSFVLNHDKFLIFSQDFSFPLIYVLFFLIILFFVFALIKSRKFLFRQNHLDRIDSFFRGLKNGFLSFKTIKNKFLFLIYTILIWTCYLFMTVVCFLCFDELKDLTLSEGLFVMVAGGLGMVVPTPTGIGSYHYLVIKALAAIGIAYETAGFFALIVHSSQAIMILVSGAIAMLILYRHKKNN
- a CDS encoding aspartate 1-decarboxylase, which translates into the protein MLVQIXKSKIHRVTITEANIDYIGSITIDPALIKAANMIPGEKVQVLNLTNGERXETYVIEGQKEGQIGINGPAALKMQVGHKVIVVAYAFLEEGLAKSYSPTIIFPNEETNLINK
- a CDS encoding glycogen synthase → MIFFKKTTNFVKFVAPKLKKDRLSMQKRILIVSQEVTPYIPDGTLAQXVLDLAKIVKKNKNTEVRLFMPKYGCVNERRHQLHXVIRLSGVNIVVNDIDQPLIVKVASVPQARLQVYFIDNDEYFQRKNVLHNNDDKLISDNDERMMFFCRGVLETLQMLGWSPDIIHCHGWFTSMLPMYLKTIYSEHPVFANTKIISSIYKKSFKGMLNKKIYEKIKFDGVSESHLDVLKKPNSENIYKIAARFSDGIVFENNYTNNSLLDILNSNNTPVLTPELETEYYNFYQNFFSEALV